The following proteins are encoded in a genomic region of Paenibacillus sp. FSL H3-0469:
- a CDS encoding M23 family metallopeptidase, with amino-acid sequence MTRVYSKSWKGLAAMLGTCVMLSACGTPESAEPQEQLPVEQTASAAPTEEAANEAGEGAKITPDNFMDTLMNGPKEDIYEQMSPELQKIITLDEFKTTADSFMEGVTSWNKVTEVKLNKLVDRSWKDQSGTKGIQASFAEDHQIVGLLIQPLETHEATDKALTKTEFQFPLKGEWFVFWGGNDVLSNYHYAHETQRYALDIIRTQNEASYQGEGKDNEDYYAFGEPLYAAAEGKVVEVKNDIPDNTPGVMNAEEPEGNVVVIDHGNGEHSITAHLKQGSVAVKKGDNVKQGDLIGHLGNSGNSSEAHLHFQVSDGPDIFTSRSILIRWADQSQKLTRGKTFQGLHD; translated from the coding sequence ATGACTAGAGTATATTCGAAAAGCTGGAAGGGGCTTGCCGCAATGCTGGGTACGTGTGTGATGTTGTCTGCCTGCGGCACCCCGGAATCAGCTGAACCACAAGAGCAATTACCTGTAGAACAGACAGCCAGTGCAGCCCCAACAGAGGAAGCTGCGAATGAAGCCGGGGAGGGCGCAAAGATTACACCTGACAATTTCATGGATACCTTAATGAATGGGCCGAAGGAGGACATTTACGAGCAGATGAGTCCGGAGCTACAGAAAATCATAACGCTTGACGAATTCAAGACGACTGCCGATAGCTTTATGGAAGGCGTTACTTCATGGAACAAGGTTACGGAAGTTAAACTGAACAAGCTGGTTGATCGTTCGTGGAAGGATCAGAGTGGGACTAAGGGGATTCAGGCCTCTTTTGCTGAAGATCACCAAATTGTGGGGCTCCTTATTCAGCCGCTTGAAACACATGAAGCAACGGATAAGGCGTTGACCAAAACTGAATTCCAGTTTCCACTGAAGGGCGAATGGTTTGTGTTCTGGGGCGGGAATGATGTGTTATCCAACTATCATTATGCTCATGAAACCCAGCGTTACGCTCTCGACATTATCCGCACTCAGAATGAGGCAAGCTATCAAGGAGAGGGAAAGGACAACGAGGACTATTATGCTTTTGGTGAACCGCTCTATGCAGCAGCAGAGGGCAAGGTGGTTGAAGTCAAGAATGACATCCCGGATAACACTCCGGGCGTGATGAACGCTGAAGAACCGGAAGGGAATGTTGTGGTCATTGATCATGGAAATGGGGAGCACAGCATCACAGCACATCTCAAACAAGGCAGCGTAGCCGTCAAAAAAGGAGATAACGTCAAGCAGGGAGATCTCATCGGACATCTAGGTAATTCAGGGAACTCCAGTGAAGCACACTTGCATTTTCAAGTATCGGACGGGCCCGACATCTTCACTTCACGTTCGATTCTGATCCGCTGGGCCGATCAGAGTCAGAAGCTGACACGGGGGAAAACGTTTCAGGGACTGCACGATTAA
- a CDS encoding extracellular solute-binding protein translates to MSNKSTLKMTGTLLLASTMILSACNNGNSNQTVKANTEPAATEGASNAVPAAEKPTGTLKVQLVGDFSLEDKTDPISGKTSKGVKVLKEEFEKQYPDTSVEFVLMGWDNYNEKTQTMLQSGAADVYQVPGITTFVEQGLLEPLQPYIDKDSYDLGKYLNGQVEGWKVMGPDDQEPQIYGLPFIGDARVIVYDRQLFDDWGVDYLSESPTIEEVLDKASKMTGKNPKTGEQNYGLTFKGSDAADSVMNINESLGGQWGTGFLWKDMKLEFNSDTMVQALDLMKDAIKYAPEGVMAGQGAENFLTEKNNIAINLRESPGFINNLANLGLEDRYEAALLFKNQKTGMGGMFAGSPFAIGASSSNKDLAWEWLKFSGSEFFQQYMWEEQRSQSMPVIKAAENWSSVQEIRQMDTIVKQMGQLWTPRYPYRSGQPRYILSENVERVLLGELSSADALKKAQEEATKWLAGQQ, encoded by the coding sequence ATGTCTAATAAATCAACCTTGAAGATGACAGGAACGCTGCTGCTGGCGTCCACTATGATTTTGAGTGCATGTAATAACGGGAATTCGAATCAGACAGTGAAGGCAAACACTGAACCGGCTGCAACAGAAGGCGCAAGCAATGCAGTGCCTGCTGCTGAGAAACCAACAGGAACACTGAAGGTGCAGCTCGTAGGCGATTTCTCGTTGGAGGACAAGACCGATCCAATCTCCGGCAAAACCTCTAAAGGTGTAAAAGTGCTTAAAGAGGAGTTCGAGAAGCAGTATCCTGATACATCCGTCGAGTTTGTACTTATGGGTTGGGATAACTATAACGAGAAAACTCAGACGATGCTTCAGTCTGGAGCAGCAGATGTATATCAAGTCCCGGGGATTACCACTTTTGTTGAACAGGGGTTGCTGGAGCCTCTGCAGCCGTATATTGATAAGGACAGCTATGATCTAGGGAAATACTTGAATGGACAGGTGGAAGGCTGGAAGGTAATGGGACCCGATGATCAGGAACCGCAGATTTATGGCCTTCCGTTTATCGGAGATGCCCGGGTAATTGTATATGACCGTCAACTGTTTGACGATTGGGGAGTGGACTATCTGTCCGAGTCGCCGACCATCGAGGAAGTCCTGGACAAGGCCTCCAAGATGACAGGCAAGAATCCCAAAACAGGAGAGCAGAACTATGGTCTGACCTTTAAGGGGAGCGATGCTGCCGATTCGGTAATGAACATCAATGAATCGCTCGGCGGGCAATGGGGCACAGGTTTTCTGTGGAAGGATATGAAGCTGGAATTCAATAGTGATACTATGGTGCAGGCCCTTGATTTAATGAAGGATGCGATAAAGTATGCACCCGAGGGTGTAATGGCCGGACAAGGTGCCGAAAATTTCCTGACAGAAAAAAATAATATTGCGATCAATCTGCGTGAATCCCCGGGGTTTATTAATAACCTGGCTAACCTTGGGCTGGAGGACCGTTACGAGGCTGCCTTGTTATTCAAAAATCAGAAAACTGGAATGGGTGGTATGTTCGCGGGAAGTCCGTTTGCCATTGGAGCCTCCAGCAGTAATAAGGACCTGGCTTGGGAATGGCTGAAATTCAGCGGAAGTGAATTCTTCCAGCAATATATGTGGGAGGAACAGCGTTCACAGAGTATGCCTGTTATTAAGGCGGCAGAGAACTGGTCTTCTGTGCAGGAGATTAGACAGATGGACACCATTGTGAAGCAAATGGGCCAGTTATGGACACCACGTTATCCATATCGGTCCGGTCAGCCGCGCTATATTCTATCTGAGAATGTGGAGCGTGTCCTATTAGGTGAGCTGAGTTCAGCCGATGCGCTGAAGAAAGCACAGGAGGAAGCCACTAAGTGGCTGGCAGGTCAGCAGTAA
- a CDS encoding carbohydrate ABC transporter permease has translation MLSATGKNKLLSGLLFLLLLGLGALMLYPFLWMVSVSLERSSNIAVPFPPRLIPEQFSLFNYKLVFENGVLFKTYANSANIALFSVILSVSSALLAGYAFSRGEFRGKKLLYFAVLATMMIPFEARLIPMFTMFNDLGMINTKYPLIFPAIINALGIVLVKQYFDRLPEGLRESAKIDGANEFTIFVRIFAPLTGPITATLAILAFQDSWNSFLWPLVVINDQDMKTVPLFLSSFSSENGNRLVGVTMATAAMSILPIVLVFLFLQKYIIRSIALSGLKGE, from the coding sequence ATGTTGAGCGCAACAGGAAAAAACAAACTGTTGAGTGGACTGCTGTTCCTGCTCCTGCTTGGATTGGGTGCGTTGATGTTGTATCCCTTTCTATGGATGGTAAGCGTCAGCCTGGAAAGAAGCAGCAATATTGCCGTCCCGTTTCCTCCCCGGTTAATTCCAGAGCAGTTCTCCCTATTCAACTATAAGCTGGTTTTCGAGAATGGGGTTCTGTTCAAGACCTATGCCAACTCTGCAAATATTGCATTGTTTAGCGTCATCCTCAGCGTGTCTTCTGCCTTGCTGGCCGGTTACGCCTTTTCCAGAGGGGAATTCAGAGGGAAAAAGCTTCTATACTTCGCAGTACTGGCTACCATGATGATTCCATTTGAAGCCAGACTGATTCCAATGTTCACGATGTTCAATGATCTTGGAATGATCAATACGAAATACCCCCTGATCTTCCCGGCAATCATTAATGCGCTTGGCATCGTGCTGGTGAAGCAGTATTTTGACCGTCTCCCTGAAGGGCTGCGCGAATCTGCAAAGATTGATGGAGCCAATGAATTCACCATTTTTGTGCGGATATTTGCTCCCCTTACGGGACCGATTACAGCGACATTAGCCATTTTGGCCTTCCAGGATAGCTGGAATTCCTTTCTTTGGCCGCTTGTTGTTATCAACGATCAGGACATGAAGACCGTACCCTTGTTTCTATCCAGCTTTTCTTCCGAAAATGGCAATAGGCTGGTGGGCGTTACGATGGCTACTGCAGCCATGAGTATCCTGCCGATCGTACTGGTGTTTCTATTTTTACAAAAATACATCATTCGCAGCATTGCCCTCAGCGGCTTAAAGGGGGAGTGA
- a CDS encoding response regulator transcription factor — protein MDEVSILLVDDEQAILHMLRTVLLKEQFLDIDTVTSGEDAIAACKKKTYHCIVLDVMLPGRSGLEICPFLRQMTDAPILFLTAKTTDYDKLTGFAVGGDDYVVKPFNPLEVVARIKSLLRRYLPRQTEAERLPQEGIYDFGRFQVIEPAGELRVEGQLVYCPALVYQLLLFFCKHPNRIFTKAELYERVWGSEAISDDNTVMVHIHRIRERIEADPSNPERLVNVRGLGYKLIQSGMVPGR, from the coding sequence ATGGATGAAGTATCAATCCTGCTTGTTGATGATGAACAGGCGATTCTGCATATGCTCCGAACGGTATTGCTCAAAGAGCAATTCCTGGATATCGATACGGTCACTAGCGGTGAAGATGCGATTGCTGCATGTAAAAAGAAAACCTATCACTGCATCGTGCTGGACGTGATGCTTCCAGGCCGAAGCGGGCTGGAAATCTGCCCTTTCCTGCGTCAAATGACCGATGCCCCTATTCTCTTTCTGACTGCAAAAACAACCGATTACGACAAGCTGACCGGCTTCGCGGTTGGCGGAGACGATTATGTCGTTAAACCCTTTAACCCGCTGGAAGTAGTTGCACGGATCAAATCCCTGCTGAGACGATATTTGCCCAGACAGACAGAAGCAGAAAGACTGCCACAGGAAGGAATCTATGATTTTGGACGCTTTCAGGTCATTGAGCCAGCCGGTGAACTCAGAGTAGAAGGTCAACTGGTGTATTGCCCTGCTCTGGTATACCAGTTACTGCTATTCTTTTGCAAACATCCTAATCGTATCTTCACCAAGGCGGAATTGTATGAGCGGGTATGGGGATCGGAGGCCATTTCGGATGACAACACCGTCATGGTACATATTCACCGGATTCGCGAGCGTATTGAGGCTGATCCGTCCAACCCTGAACGATTGGTGAACGTTCGCGGGCTAGGGTATAAGCTCATTCAGTCCGGCATGGTGCCTGGGCGATGA
- a CDS encoding glycerophosphodiester phosphodiesterase: protein MQYPKLIAHTGCESTSYNSLASCEAGIKAGASIIEVDVRVTKDHVAVLLHDDQPPVSRLNYEQLLGSGEEPETLNRILTRFSQLPAAFNLDLKTEQAAQAAIAEVTATSTWSKVWFTGATRLIAEFGYPGHVIWNLPDELSELDEATYREQAEELCRRAAEAKFGGINVQYEGCRPHMVQQAHLHGLQVWIYTLPYDLELFYTYVNMGVDAITVYEVTKYVHAGRDKYPCPTI from the coding sequence GTGCAATACCCGAAACTGATTGCCCATACAGGCTGCGAGAGTACAAGCTACAATTCGCTTGCCTCCTGCGAAGCCGGGATAAAGGCGGGGGCATCGATTATAGAAGTGGATGTGCGTGTAACCAAAGATCATGTTGCTGTTCTCCTGCATGATGATCAGCCCCCTGTCAGCCGCTTGAACTATGAGCAGCTATTAGGGTCAGGCGAGGAGCCGGAGACACTGAACCGGATACTGACAAGGTTCAGTCAGCTTCCTGCCGCTTTTAATCTGGATCTTAAAACAGAACAGGCGGCGCAAGCCGCCATAGCCGAAGTAACAGCCACCTCTACCTGGAGTAAGGTATGGTTCACCGGAGCTACAAGACTGATAGCAGAATTCGGTTATCCGGGACATGTAATCTGGAATTTGCCTGATGAGCTCTCTGAGCTGGATGAAGCAACCTACCGGGAGCAAGCGGAAGAGCTGTGCCGGCGGGCAGCTGAAGCGAAGTTCGGGGGGATAAATGTTCAATATGAAGGCTGCCGGCCTCATATGGTGCAGCAGGCCCATCTTCACGGGCTGCAGGTTTGGATATATACCTTACCCTATGATCTGGAATTGTTCTATACCTATGTGAATATGGGGGTAGATGCCATTACTGTTTATGAGGTCACCAAGTATGTTCATGCAGGGAGGGATAAGTACCCTTGTCCGACCATATGA
- a CDS encoding sugar ABC transporter permease, with protein MSDHMTKATTLGVLDRKLLRNRNKIIRRQPTLAWYLFLLPTLIGIAVFMIYPLAESLRLSFTKGADEHYVGLENYASVLESGTFWYSVYNTLYITVFQLLIAIPVGFIIACLINNLRRGANFFKVLFYLPNVTSIVAAATVFLAVLHPDGPLNYVLQLLGFEKIVWLSQPLSAKWGAIILSVWHWLGFVIIINLANLQAISSDYYEAASIDGASRFRQWQYITLPNMLGSLTVLFIIGWIGGLQRFSDAYMLGGLQGSPARSLHTVVGFIFERGFGGNEYGLASAASYILFFFILVFTYINTKVTKMKI; from the coding sequence TTGTCCGACCATATGACAAAAGCTACGACACTAGGAGTCTTAGACCGGAAACTTCTGCGTAACCGCAACAAAATAATCCGGAGGCAGCCTACACTGGCCTGGTACCTGTTTCTCCTGCCCACCTTGATTGGCATTGCGGTGTTTATGATCTACCCGCTGGCAGAGTCACTACGGCTTAGTTTTACCAAGGGGGCTGACGAGCATTACGTTGGACTTGAGAATTACGCCAGTGTACTAGAGTCAGGCACCTTTTGGTATTCCGTATATAACACGCTCTACATTACCGTCTTCCAGCTTCTGATTGCCATACCGGTTGGTTTCATCATTGCTTGTCTGATCAACAATTTACGCCGTGGCGCCAACTTCTTTAAAGTATTGTTTTATCTGCCCAATGTCACTTCTATTGTCGCAGCAGCCACCGTTTTTCTGGCCGTTCTTCATCCGGATGGGCCGCTCAACTATGTGCTGCAATTGCTGGGATTCGAGAAGATAGTCTGGCTGTCACAGCCTCTCTCTGCCAAGTGGGGCGCGATCATCCTTTCAGTCTGGCATTGGTTAGGCTTTGTTATCATCATTAATCTGGCTAATCTGCAGGCCATATCAAGCGATTACTATGAAGCAGCCTCCATAGACGGGGCTTCGCGATTCAGACAATGGCAGTATATCACCCTGCCGAATATGCTTGGAAGTCTGACTGTTCTGTTCATTATTGGCTGGATCGGCGGCCTTCAGCGGTTCTCTGACGCTTATATGCTCGGCGGACTGCAGGGTAGTCCGGCCCGGTCGCTGCATACTGTAGTCGGTTTTATCTTCGAGCGGGGGTTCGGCGGTAACGAATATGGCCTGGCCTCGGCTGCGTCCTATATTTTGTTTTTCTTTATTCTTGTGTTCACTTACATCAATACCAAGGTCACGAAAATGAAAATATAG
- a CDS encoding HAMP domain-containing sensor histidine kinase, translating into MSVRRRLMTRFIGLLAGTVVLILVIGGSIAYWVIQQLNEANLVEDFATVGLDQLISTADILPDGSVKYDPELLKRIEENNGWLQILDEQGRVLDAFHTPPDVPDHYKSGELISYWQGKKPFPYELYLLIRERQGINFTLLYGENNQAVTMLDQAYNGGRYANNKLELASGQQDIIRAADAYLQILDEQGQEMASFNKPASGIPDSYSIQDLILRTRYPSRYGMTTVTSYDEQNHSTWMLSVPLAGNPAGSNVNPFGFIFGPAMIALLVSIIGLLILLAVWYANLFGYPMLHMLQWLQRLERGQYEEPAGPRGRPLSRKKNGKWRRNYRVYTEVLHSIQTLSDTLKQDKELRKQTDSLREEWIAGITHDLKTPLSSLQGYAHMLEAEKYEWASNEVREFAGIMLDKSMYMDRLVSDLAMTYRLRSGGYQPPIELTDINALLQDLVQRAERNPAYGEGRITFQPAPAEVLGHVHIPSFERIVDNLTANALLHNPPDAQLIVSVQVGTGAGEFIVKFADNGRGMDQETVWKLFERYYRGTDTAAPDVGSGLGMAVTKGLIEAMQGRIEVRSSPEEGTEIRLIWDARSRVI; encoded by the coding sequence ATGAGTGTAAGACGCAGATTGATGACGAGGTTCATTGGCTTGCTTGCGGGTACAGTGGTCCTGATCCTGGTTATCGGCGGAAGTATAGCTTACTGGGTCATTCAGCAGTTGAATGAGGCTAACCTGGTTGAAGATTTTGCCACTGTCGGGCTCGACCAGCTAATCAGTACAGCCGATATTTTGCCGGACGGCAGTGTTAAGTATGATCCCGAACTGCTGAAGCGAATCGAAGAGAACAACGGCTGGCTTCAGATTCTCGATGAGCAGGGCCGTGTGCTGGATGCTTTCCATACCCCTCCCGATGTGCCGGATCACTATAAATCTGGAGAGCTTATATCCTATTGGCAAGGAAAAAAGCCCTTTCCCTACGAGCTATATCTGCTTATCCGGGAACGACAAGGGATCAATTTCACCCTGCTGTACGGAGAGAACAACCAGGCCGTAACCATGCTGGATCAAGCATATAACGGGGGACGTTATGCCAATAACAAGCTTGAACTGGCGTCCGGACAGCAGGACATCATCCGCGCGGCGGATGCCTATCTTCAGATTTTGGACGAACAAGGACAGGAGATGGCTTCTTTCAACAAACCCGCAAGCGGCATCCCGGACAGCTACAGCATCCAGGACCTGATTCTGCGTACACGCTACCCCTCCCGGTATGGAATGACTACAGTGACCAGCTATGATGAGCAGAACCATTCCACCTGGATGCTGAGTGTTCCTCTTGCGGGCAATCCGGCGGGGAGCAACGTGAACCCCTTCGGGTTTATTTTTGGACCTGCCATGATTGCACTTCTGGTATCCATTATCGGCTTGCTGATCCTGCTTGCTGTCTGGTATGCCAACCTGTTCGGTTATCCCATGCTCCATATGCTCCAATGGCTGCAGCGGCTTGAACGCGGACAATATGAGGAGCCGGCCGGCCCCCGCGGCAGGCCGCTTAGCCGGAAGAAAAACGGGAAATGGCGGCGGAACTATCGGGTATATACGGAAGTGTTACATTCTATACAGACGTTATCCGATACCCTGAAACAGGATAAGGAACTCCGCAAACAGACCGACTCTCTGCGGGAGGAATGGATTGCTGGAATCACCCATGATTTAAAAACACCCCTATCCTCTCTCCAGGGTTATGCACATATGCTGGAAGCAGAGAAATACGAGTGGGCTTCTAATGAAGTACGCGAATTCGCTGGCATTATGCTGGACAAATCGATGTACATGGACAGGCTGGTAAGCGACCTGGCCATGACCTATCGTCTGCGCAGTGGCGGGTACCAGCCCCCTATTGAGTTAACGGATATCAATGCCCTGCTTCAGGATTTGGTACAGCGTGCTGAACGTAACCCAGCTTATGGAGAGGGCCGCATTACGTTCCAGCCTGCCCCGGCGGAGGTACTGGGACATGTACACATTCCCTCCTTTGAACGGATCGTTGATAATCTGACCGCCAACGCCCTGCTCCATAATCCGCCGGACGCGCAGCTGATCGTAAGTGTGCAGGTAGGCACAGGGGCGGGCGAGTTCATCGTTAAATTTGCCGATAATGGACGCGGGATGGATCAGGAGACGGTGTGGAAGCTGTTCGAACGATACTATCGCGGCACAGATACAGCGGCACCCGATGTCGGCTCAGGCCTGGGCATGGCGGTAACCAAAGGGCTGATCGAGGCGATGCAAGGGCGAATTGAGGTTCGCTCCAGTCCCGAAGAGGGAACGGAAATACGTTTGATATGGGATGCCCGTTCGAGGGTGATATAA